The genomic region TGGTATAACCCTCACCCTATTTGCTGTACTGttcttatgctctgacgtcacgtgtgaaatgggttcaatccCGCTCACCAGCGCACTCTTTTggttaggcacttttaggtttaaatttattcacattttccactacaccacactttatggcttcgtcaccttccaggtgtcggccaacacaactcgattcggagtcctactGGATAATCCGGGTTGGGTGTGTCAATATTTCttagtaagtttttttagtagtttaaaaaaaattaaaatcatcaaaataacttttttcgtAACGTGTCGAAACGGGTTATTTGCGTGTCACCcttgtgtaaacctgttaagcactcgttattaacgggttcttatcATGTAACTTGATAACGATTCGATTAGTTATTGTGTTAAGCCGAAATTGCCAGTCTAATTGAGTTTGTCTTCAAGACAAAAATGCTataatgaaaaagacttaaaATTATCCATAAATGCCACTTTTAGTAGTGGTAGTATTGTTTTTGCAAAAAAGAAACTGTTGCGGTAgaatttactttttcttttgttgggtGTTGAGTTGGAAAAATTGGACCATTCTTGGAACATCTTAACCAATAACCATTGTCCAGAAGCTTTTGGAAGCTTTCTTAGGAATAGTTTTGGTATTTGGAAAAATTGTTGTCCCTCGGTGAAATGTAGCCCAAAAATTGTCTCTAAGCAATTTTGCATAAACCCTAGGCATAtagttttttttctctctctatgtgAGAGGTCTTCTCACTTTCTGTGAATTAGTGCTTCCAATTCTGGTGAATCGATCAGCCACTAGGGCTAGCAGTGGCCAGGGTCGATGGCAGccttttttcttgttctttttcttgtctACTGTTATTTGTTTTTCCGACCTGCTTTTCCTCTATCATCCACCCCCTTGCGCTTCTAATTTAACCGGCCTTTGCCCCATATCGAAAAGTCTCCTTTTTCGATCTCTCCTTTCTTATCCTCCCCATAATCTTTCCACCTTCATGCATCTACTCAAcccattttctttctcttccgTTTGGCTTCGTTCGATCTTCATTCCGCAATTGTTTGGATCTGTAACCTTTTCGTACTACCATGTTTCACAGCTTTCAAGGAAGATGTGTAGAGCTTCGACTCGGGTGGTCACACCACCACTTTTCGTTTGCGTGTCGGTTTCGGCACTGTTGCCTGTGGGACTTTCTTTCCCACTCGTTTTCTTCTCTTGGTGGCCATATAGTCGATCTGTGGGGTGGTTGTTTGTGGACGATGCAATTTGTTTCTAGTTTCGTTTTATGGGCATGGCTGGGATTGATCTTTGCGTTTGTAGGGGGCCTGGTTTGTGGTCGGCGAAATGTGCTTCTACGGCGGAAAAGGTTTACGTCATTTAGGTTTCTGTgtgtatttttcaattttgggctCAACTTTTGAGTTAGGCTCTTTTTTTTATGGTGTTTTGGAGGTTTGTTATGTGGTTTCTGTAAATTTGGGCATCCAATTGTGTGTGTATGTTGTGTGTTGGTAATAAAATTTACcttatgacaaaaaaataaaataaaataaaaacctaagATTGTAAATAAACATTCTAATTAGAAGAATATAGTCTCATTTTTCCTCCAACAGTACTACTACCAACTAGCAACTCGAAAAATtactattattataaataaataaataaacaaactcACAAAGACAGAGATCTGACCAGTTGGGTTTGCGTGCAGTCGACAGGACTCCTTCTATCCACCTACTCACAagtttcactctctctctctctcacttaaAGCAAGTCCACTCCCCTTCTCACCCAAAACCCACAAAGATCCCTCACTTTCTCTCCCATTTTCCTCCAAACCAAACACAACCCAGATGGCCATCAACAGGGACTCGACTCCCCCTCCAATGATCGGCAAGATTGGTCCCTACACTGTGTTCATGACTCCGCCCTCCACCCCTAAGCCGCCTGAACCGGTCTTTGAATCTCCCCGGAAGGTGGCCGCGCCGGTCTTTGAGTCCCCAAAGAAGGTGGCCCCGCCTCCGGTCCAGCCGCCGCCTCAGCAATTGGTGAAGCCCATTGCCGTATCATCGGATTCCTCGGCCGATGGGTCGGTGTTGGGTATTTTTAAGAATGCGGTCACCAAAGTGCAGAAGGGTAAATGCATGTTTTTGTTTACTTATGATTTTGACATGAAATTAATGGAATGAAAGAAAGCCCAGATGAAATTTTGTTGTGAATTGTTGAGTAAATGgtataaataatttttatttgttaggaAGATTAAGGGGGTTGTAGTCAAATAGGATTTGAGAGGACTTTAAAATTctagtgtagtcaattaaaattttttaaaggattttgaaatccattcaaatttagATGTAGAGAATTTTAGAATCTCTTAAAATCTAGgagtagtcaattaaaagattttaaaggattttaaaatccatccaaatccaagtgtattaaaaaaattaagattttggaggatttcaataagttgtggattttgtgggatttgagagccaaaaatatatataaccaaGACTAAAAAGAATTCAACCTCACcccctaggatttcaaatccttccaccaTAATCCAtcacaatccattcaaattctttgaaaatccatatgaattttgtaagaGTCTTTAATCCTCgtaaatcctatcaaatctatcattttgtaaatcctttaaaatcttgtTTGACTACACTCTCCTAaattaccattagatttgatgttttaatagttttttttttcaatttatttttttatgcttGATGGAATGTAAGCAGAGTTGATTGGTGATTTTGTAACCCCTGCTTGGTTTTCGGAGAGAATAGATAGTAGATTACATGGTGTTATGGTTTCTGTGCTTTCCTCGTTTGGTGGGGTGAATGAGATAGGTTGTGATCAATTAAAATGAACTTGAGTCCAGTCCGTTGTTTGTTGTGCCAAAATGTGAGATAGATTGGACAGGAAATGATGGGTTATGAATCCACAATAGAGTGGGTTATGAATCCACAATAGAGTGGGTTATCTAACCTATCCTTATACATGGGTTACAAGTCCATGTTAGTCCAATCCTATCTGGAGGCCCAATCCCATCTTAGCCCACCAAAGGGACCCTTAAGGTTTTGGTTTGCAGAAACTTGAAAGCGAATACTCGGCAATCTGAATTTGCATTTTATAGTTTCACCAGTCCTAAACTTGTTAAATGTTTGAGGCGGAGGTTTGGTGAATAGTGAATACTTTTGTTGATATTTTCATTGCAAGTGAACCACAACTAAGGATGCCTCTTTGGTTATGTTGCAGCTCATTCAAGTTTGGATGACCATTTGGCACGTTGGTTTGGGTTAAATCAGTCAAAATATCAATGGGCACTAGATGATTATTACCAGAGCAAGGGGATGGTAAGCATTTGAATGCTTGCATTCACATTACTTGTTTGCTTTCGTTGCATTTTTAGGTTGTAATGTTTAGTAGCTTAAGCTTGATATCTTGATAAATGAGCATTGGATAAATTCAAGTGCGTAGATGTTGATTGATACAGATATAAGCAATTGAATAAAATCATTGGTTTAGTTTCCTTGTCAGTGTCTCATCATGCGCCGTAATACAAATGTCTTCCTAAGACCAGTATTATGAAAGTCAAGGGTTTTTAATCCTCTGGCCAGTGAATgctcttattttgttttttaaaacgtcttttttgttttcagttaGAAAGTTACTTTATAACAGGTAACAGAAAGAGAGATCGAGGTCTCTTTAAAGTTTACGGTATGTGTGTTGAGCTACTCCAACTCCTTTTGAAATATGTATCAAACTTCAGCAATAGTCACTATATCTGATATCACATCGTAGTGCAAGGGTGAAGGAATATTGGTAGAATGTTGAAAGAAAGGACATAAAATTGGTATCTAAACACTTGTTTTGATGTTAAAATAGTTCTCAAGCAGAATGGCCGAGTACACAACTTAAACCTAACCTTGTCCAATAAATGATTCAAATTTATGatattgaaaaatcaaagaTCCATTGTAATGTAGTATTACTTCCTCATACTTCTGGTGTGTTAAGGTAAACTTGATACTTAATTGTAATATATTTTACAAGAACAACCCCCGCGTCACCATTTGTTTTGTGATGTAAAATTTAAGTAGGGTTACTTATAAGAACATGTTTGAGAAGTAAAACAAGTATTGAGTTGTGTACCCTATAAGGATAAACTTGTGTGGAATAAGATATTCAGCCTTACAGCAGCTGGTCCTTTAGACCGTGCTTATAAACTTGTGTTAAATTAGTATTATTAGTATTAATTTACCCACTATTTTGtaattcttgtttttattttaataaagtaTCAtcgtttcttctcaaaaaaaaaaaaaaaaatttattatttattattattgccATCTCATCTCTGCATCTTTTTCTCAACTTATTCTGATATAAGCCCTGAGCACCATTCTTGGCGTCTAGTACAAAATACATTAGACTCTGGTTCATCACACAATAACCCCACATTTGGTTTTCACATACCTGGCCCTGTTAACTATTGGTATATGCTCCCACCTTGTATTGCCATTATTTACCTATGAAGTGAGATGGGAACCATAACAGATCCTTCTCCATGATTGAATCCCTAGCCTCTGTATAACCCCTTGAACGCGGCTCGTCAATGTAAGGGAGACTAGCCTACCAACCATAACCCCTTTAACCCTTAACTTGTTTGGAAATAAGCATGTCTAAGCCAAACCATTCACGTATCTCCGAGGATTCTGTGTGTGTTTTACATTTTTGGATATTGTTTTGCTAACTTGAGTGTAATGATAACATTTAGCTTACTTGATTACAAATGAGCTTTGGTACTACTTTAACTTGCCTTTATTACTGTCTAACCATTGTTGCTGTTATCTGTAACCAATAACTTGATGCTTTTACCTGATTACAGGAAATGGACGGTGCAAAACCAAAAGAGATATCTAGCAAAATGCAGAGTGTGTAACATGGTTTCTGGACAGGTAAAGATAAGATGATGTTTAAATACCACTTTATGTCAGGTTTCAGAAACTTTTTTTAGCTTTTCCACTGAATTTACATTGGTTTGCAGAATTAATTGCAAGAGAGAGCCTCGTGCAGAAATCTTTTGTGTATACTataattatatgcatatgtatggAGTAGAAGAAGTGCATCTGAATCTGTAGAATCCAACCAACTTCTGGGTTTCTGGTTAATTCAATTCTCCGCCTGCTGCAACAGCTGAATTTGGTTGTCTAACAGTTTATAAGCCATTCAGGTCTATAGTTTTCAACCAAAGTTTTGTTCATGTACTCCTTTAAACTGCCAGCTGATTGTATTTGTTGTTGTCGTACGTGTGGGTTCTGTACTTTTGGCTTATTGGTGTATTTGTATTTTTCGTGACAGCCGTAATTTGTGGCTTATGATTGTAGGAGATGCTTTTTCGGCATGTATTTGTTGTTCCTCATCGTTGATTCACTGCTGAATTTTGGTCATTGGGTCAGTCCTGGGACATCGCGCTTTAATCAACAGCTTGCCTAACACTACCTCTCATGGCTATTTGAATTCTTGGTTGCAATTTTAGAGGAAAACTTATATTTCCTATCATATGGATCTTAACAATTAAGTTAGAACATATGAAACCATCATAAATGCTGATTTCTATCCCCCTAAATATAAGGTAGtacccatgctccatcatttgTCCTACATTTAACAGATTTTCCTTCATACCAGGTATTAACATTACTTCTTTTATGTACCTTTTGCCTTGCTTAGTTTCAACCACTAGATGACCTTTTCCAACTACATCAACTAGTTGTCCTGTGCCTATTTCAACTTTGGCAGTGATACTCCTATCAATATTCACCAAGAGATATTCTCTCTCTATCATGTGGTTACTACAACCAATGTCAACATATCAAATATCTTCACAGTTCTTCATAGTAGTTGCCTTACATGCATAGAACATTGTTGGAGTGTTCTCCACTTGTCCTGCATAGTTCACATGCCGAGTGGTTTTCTTAGACCTGCAATCTTTGGCAATGTGACCTAGCTTATCACAGTTGTGACCTTTGGACTTTCCCTTGAACCAGCATTCTCCAAAGTGCAATTTGTCACAATATTTGCAAGGATTCTTGGCACCATCAGAAGTTCCAACAAGTTTCTCTTGCTGGTACACATATTTGTTATCCCATTTTTTGTCCTTTGTCTTCCAATTCTTCGTTGGTTTAAAGTTTTTATTGGCATTGTAATTGTTATTCTTGGGAGCTATACTCAAACTAGCAAATGCCTTCTCACTGCTATTTTAGAATGCCTCTCAATTCGTTGTTTATACCTTTTTAGATTAGCCATAACATCTTGAACATCAACAATATCTAGATCTTTAGTATTCTTAATTATAGACACAATACTATCATAAGATTTAGGAAAACTAATCAATAACTTTGCATAATTCTTTGGGTTCGAAGATCCTCACCTTAACTTTTCATTTGCATAACAAGCTCAAGTAATCGACCAAGATACACATAAAATGTCTCATGCTCAGCCATTCGAGTATATTCAAAATCACGCCTTAAACCTTGAAGTTTCATATATCTTACCTGTTTATCTCCCACAAACTCTTGCTTCAATACATCCCAGACTTCTTTTGATGTCTCCAATATGGTGATCATTGGGAAGATTTGATTAGACACAACCCCTTGAATGATGTCGAGAGCCTTAGCATCCTTGACTATATTCTCCCTTAAAAGCTTATGCTCGTTTGCAGCGAGCTTTTCCTCCTTCTTCACTGGAGAACTGAAATCCTTTTCAACCATATCCCAGAGCTCATGGGATCTGAATATGGTCTTCATTCATATCTGctagaaatcaaagttttctcCATTGAAAACTGGTGCTCGAAGATCAGCATCACTCGATCCAGCCATGTTAGACTTGTTATCGAGTAACCCATAAACTTTCAGGATTTTCTTCTGTTGCAGTGAAGCTCCATTTTTCTTCGAGTTTCTTCGCTACCAAAATGTCATAGATTCACGCCCAGATTACGAATGAACCTGGCTCTGAGGCCAGGTTAGTATTTTGATTTTGGGTAAATGAGTTCAATGAAATGAATGTATGAAATCAGAAAATTGTAGAAGATGAAAATTAGAGAATCATGAATGTATCAAGGCTTGAAAATTCTTTATTGGATTCTATCTCACACTGAAAGTGTGGAGAGAATATGTTACCGTTAGAGAATGAGCCAACTCACGCTCTTTCCTTATTACAAAATCATCTCAACCATTCAATCTTAAGTCATCATATAAGAGGCTTACACCTATCATGAGCTATGACTCAATAATATCTAGTCTAAGATGCCATACTGAATATGATCCAATGGCTCACATTAAATCCTACAACTTGCATTAAAAAACAAACACATCAAATACATTTACACATCAACAGGAAGATCTTATAGAAGCTGAGTGTAAGCTTTTGCAAGAGAATCTAGCAAGAGAATCTATGTCTGTGTATTTGGCTAAACTGTTTGATTCGATTAACCAAATGAGAAGCAATGGTAAAGATTTGAGTAACCTACAGATTGTTTAGAAGTTGTTGATTAGTTACCTAAAACCTATGATGGTATTGCCTCTGTGATTGAAAACACAAAGAACCTAGAGACTATATATGGACAAGATGTTGCAATTTTGAGGCGATATGAACAAAGATTGAGTAGACATAATGAGGGTAGTGCATAGAAGGCATTTGCTAGCTTAGAGATCTTGAAACCAACTATTAAGTTTGGAGGGCAATCTAGCAATGCTAAGTTTCAAAAGAGTTCGAAATTCAAGGGGAAGCAATGGCCTAACAAGACCAGAATATCTGTGAAGGAACGGCAAGGTGGCagtatgataggagcatatttaggcgacttacttagcttgttttcgtgcattcatattgttaattcatagttgttttagtagtttaagccattttcgtgtgtttttaggttcatatggctaaggaagcaaaaagatgcattttggagcattttggagcaaaattggatttggaatggatagcttatgtttggagcaaaaggaatggacgaaattgaaggattcctaatccattgcagccacatgcacccataatcattcacaccttgcagccacatgcattcactcttcataaatcagccacatgcacattcaatcattcacaccaaaaccttgcacatgcaatccctttaattaattcaacctagttgtcattgcacatgcattcactctttaacccacatgcatttccacccacatgcactctcattctttaatccattcagccacaagacattatcattgcaccacattcagccattccatctcccatttcagattgcattccaatcattccaaccaaatcacatgcactcccaccctttaaatcacatgcattcccttcataaatcagccacatgcactcataatcattcaaccaacctagctgtcatgtttcccctttcatcattccctcacattctttaattcagccaacacatgcttacacatgcatttccaacccacatgcatcctttaatcattcaaacatgcagccacattccctcctagctgtcatgttccccccatttcacctataaataagcatgcattacacctcaattcattcaattcgtccatattcagaaaatcatccaaaacaccaccagaaatcatccccttgtgccgtgagtatccctactaatccaaacaccactccaaccactccccatccctccaaaacacttcacactatcccaaaacacaccttagaccttgtgatacaacaacgaggaagagaagagtgcctaaacgttcatacaattcaagtttgagttgttggaatgtttaggtgtttctttgatctcaatgtttaaattcaattatctttgttttgtacgtatgaggaatggaagagaagagtgcctaaacgttcatacaattcaagtttgagttgttggaatgtttaggtgtttctttgatttcaaagttatgaggaactaaacccccccttggctagggggggattcgaaatatatgtttatgcttgcattttgatttgattacttctaattgcgtttcataagttgtggattcaatttgtttaaccgtttgattgataacttatttatgtatgtttattgagaatgcgcgcttaattttcatgcatgaatatgacgctagaatataagtgagtttcacctaatagttacaaacttatattcacaagtagtggaggttgcttataaacaatcgcgttaaatgaattcttggcataagtttcatgcgtattccatagtaacgaatgcctcgtcgatgtttatgatttccgttgaacttaatgatctttgttgaatgtctctatcatgcgtattccatagttagggactttgattaggaataatttggttgtaatgcgtattccattcaatccaatgaatctagggaaatctgaaagttaatttaagcggacctaattaacttggagcgttgagaattaatggtttattgaaatgcaattggaaatcgttttattatgtaagtgtaacatgtatggagatgaaccccttagctattctatcatccattcattccatttcatcaatttcatatttacattctgtctagtttattaacttgtttcgttatttcaattttcgtcaaatcctaaatccccctttactttaatgtccaatttagttagaaagtgtattagtttgtgtttataagtgttttgattcaatttgtttcacaaattcgtccaaattcaccaaagtgctcaaaactgcccagaaagtgtttttaaggcagttttgagtgttttgggtgatgtttg from Pyrus communis chromosome 4, drPyrComm1.1, whole genome shotgun sequence harbors:
- the LOC137731819 gene encoding uncharacterized protein; protein product: MAINRDSTPPPMIGKIGPYTVFMTPPSTPKPPEPVFESPRKVAAPVFESPKKVAPPPVQPPPQQLVKPIAVSSDSSADGSVLGIFKNAVTKVQKAHSSLDDHLARWFGLNQSKYQWALDDYYQSKGMEMDGAKPKEISSKMQSV